Proteins from one Desulfonema limicola genomic window:
- a CDS encoding XisH family protein, with protein MPARDLYHNKCRNALVRDGWNITHDPLRLKWGVKDMYVDLGAEKILAAEKAGQKIGVEIKSFIGASELSDIETAIGQYFVYRSVMSRTEPDRKLYLAVHKEVFLDIFEEPLGKLLIEDYHVPMIVFDFRTEEIVRWAE; from the coding sequence ATGCCTGCAAGGGATTTATACCACAATAAGTGCAGAAATGCACTTGTCAGAGACGGATGGAATATTACCCATGACCCCCTGAGACTGAAATGGGGGGTCAAAGATATGTATGTTGATCTCGGAGCGGAAAAAATTCTGGCTGCTGAAAAGGCGGGACAGAAAATAGGAGTCGAAATCAAAAGTTTCATAGGTGCATCCGAACTCAGCGATATTGAAACCGCAATAGGACAATACTTTGTTTATCGTTCCGTTATGTCCCGTACGGAACCGGACAGAAAATTATATCTCGCTGTCCACAAAGAAGTTTTTCTTGATATTTTTGAAGAACCTCTCGGAAAACTGCTGATTGAAGATTATCATGTGCCGATGATTGTATTTGATTTCAGGACAGAGGAGATTGTCAGATGGGCGGAATAG
- a CDS encoding XisI protein, which translates to MGGIDKYRKIIQEILTGHTEIPYACGDIQTETVFDRESDRYLLIIHGRENERRVHGCLIHIDIINGKFWIHRDGTESGIANELLSYGVPKDHIVLGFRSPEIRKHTEFAAE; encoded by the coding sequence ATGGGCGGAATAGACAAATACCGTAAGATTATTCAGGAAATACTGACCGGACATACAGAAATTCCGTATGCCTGCGGAGATATTCAGACCGAAACCGTATTTGACAGGGAATCCGACAGATACCTGCTGATAATTCACGGACGGGAAAATGAACGCCGGGTTCACGGCTGTCTGATACACATTGATATTATCAACGGCAAATTCTGGATTCACAGAGACGGGACAGAGAGCGGGATAGCAAACGAACTTCTCAGTTACGGAGTCCCTAAAGATCATATTGTTCTGGGTTTCCGTTCACCTGAAATAAGAAAACATACAGAATTTGCAGCGGAATAG
- a CDS encoding reverse transcriptase N-terminal domain-containing protein, whose amino-acid sequence MRGCQLWKHRTGAGARNDDMDNTCELLINVVSDRKPKMLTGFDQKVRVMEGTLRFRSPQSMIPPANRQILSHRVKSVEHGKPDCLRTSGNRPARAGHRQAGMGGWKKRMPSCNEADRGSKFALTRKSADFQQVLNHEKGLKRCYRERTVRRQPEAVDGIPGDGKRWNSIIWKEIFKIVNRIQARIVKAVKAGDTKKVRGLQRLLRRSKAAKLMAVRRVTSNRGKKTPGIDNVRLNTPAKKQQAVRQLNSWKYKAIPLKRIYIPKKNKKKRPLGIPSMIDRCEQALEMLALDPISECKVDKCSNGFRKKRAAHDAIEGCYNALRLKGSPVWIKESC is encoded by the coding sequence GTGAGGGGATGTCAACTCTGGAAGCATCGAACCGGAGCGGGAGCCAGGAATGATGATATGGATAACACATGTGAACTGCTGATAAACGTCGTGAGCGACAGGAAGCCAAAGATGCTGACAGGCTTTGACCAAAAGGTAAGGGTGATGGAGGGAACGCTCCGCTTTCGTTCCCCGCAATCTATGATTCCCCCGGCGAATAGGCAGATCCTAAGTCATCGTGTAAAATCAGTGGAACATGGTAAGCCTGACTGTCTCCGCACCAGCGGAAACCGACCCGCAAGGGCAGGCCACAGGCAGGCAGGTATGGGAGGCTGGAAAAAGCGAATGCCGTCTTGTAATGAGGCGGACAGGGGTTCAAAATTTGCCCTGACTCGAAAGAGTGCAGACTTCCAGCAGGTCTTGAATCACGAAAAAGGTTTGAAAAGATGTTACCGGGAGCGCACGGTTAGACGACAGCCAGAAGCTGTTGACGGCATCCCGGGCGATGGAAAAAGATGGAATTCCATAATATGGAAAGAAATCTTCAAAATTGTAAATCGAATACAAGCCCGTATCGTGAAGGCAGTAAAAGCAGGAGACACGAAGAAAGTTCGAGGATTACAACGGCTCCTGCGGCGCTCAAAGGCTGCGAAATTAATGGCAGTCAGACGAGTAACCTCAAATCGGGGAAAGAAAACACCGGGTATTGACAATGTAAGACTTAATACACCGGCTAAAAAACAGCAGGCTGTCCGACAGCTTAACTCCTGGAAATATAAAGCAATTCCACTTAAACGCATTTATATTCCCAAGAAGAACAAGAAAAAACGCCCACTGGGAATTCCTTCAATGATTGACAGATGCGAACAGGCATTGGAAATGCTCGCACTTGATCCAATATCCGAATGTAAAGTAGATAAATGCTCAAACGGATTTCGGAAAAAAAGAGCGGCACATGATGCAATAGAAGGCTGTTACAACGCACTTCGTCTGAAAGGAAGCCCTGTGTGGATAAAGGAAAGCTGTTGA
- a CDS encoding group II intron reverse transcriptase, which yields MDKGKLLTKPSKSSIASIKEKIRETVKTNKTIKTQALIEKLNPVIRGWGNYFRHSASKRTFTSIDHAVFEMTWKWAKRRHPGKSPKWIKSKYFQQEKNRNWVFKEKRNRYSLFKMDSIPIRRHIKIKGEANPYDPKWYEYFTERAMKLQKQNIRTRQDVLWIEQKGICPACQTELDKGEEWHTHHLKPKSKGGKDNLENLILMHSVCHRQIHANPNTRILAAGCFTAFYRCLSRMR from the coding sequence GTGGATAAAGGAAAGCTGTTGACAAAACCGTCAAAATCAAGCATTGCATCAATAAAAGAGAAAATCAGGGAAACCGTAAAAACCAATAAAACAATTAAAACTCAAGCCCTGATAGAAAAACTTAACCCTGTAATAAGGGGCTGGGGAAATTACTTCCGGCATTCAGCCAGTAAAAGGACTTTCACCAGTATTGACCATGCAGTATTTGAAATGACGTGGAAATGGGCAAAACGGAGACATCCTGGAAAATCTCCCAAATGGATTAAATCCAAATACTTTCAACAGGAGAAAAACAGGAACTGGGTATTCAAAGAAAAAAGAAACAGATATTCATTATTTAAAATGGATTCTATCCCTATTCGGAGACACATAAAGATCAAAGGGGAGGCGAACCCCTATGACCCGAAATGGTACGAATATTTTACAGAACGTGCCATGAAACTCCAAAAGCAAAACATCAGAACAAGACAGGATGTTCTATGGATAGAGCAAAAAGGCATCTGTCCGGCATGTCAAACCGAACTCGACAAAGGGGAGGAATGGCACACACACCACCTGAAACCAAAAAGTAAAGGGGGTAAGGACAACCTGGAAAATCTTATTTTGATGCACTCCGTATGCCACAGACAGATTCATGCAAACCCGAATACCAGGATACTTGCTGCCGGATGCTTCACGGCATTTTATCGCTGCTTGAGCCGTATGAGGTGA
- a CDS encoding type II toxin-antitoxin system RelE/ParE family toxin — MARTVRWTETATEDLNEVARFIARDSHYYAAAFVRETRKAARSLNFSPERGKVVPESDRTDIREIFVKSYRLIYQITAREVFILALIHGARDLAALWKNSGYQKMNC, encoded by the coding sequence ATGGCTCGAACCGTAAGATGGACTGAAACTGCAACAGAAGACCTTAATGAGGTTGCAAGATTTATTGCAAGAGATTCTCATTATTATGCTGCCGCTTTTGTAAGAGAGACTCGCAAAGCTGCACGTTCTCTTAATTTTTCTCCAGAAAGAGGAAAAGTTGTACCGGAAAGCGATAGAACGGATATTCGAGAAATATTCGTAAAAAGTTACCGACTGATATATCAAATTACTGCTCGTGAGGTTTTTATATTGGCTTTGATACATGGGGCAAGAGACCTTGCCGCTTTATGGAAGAATAGCGGTTATCAAAAAATGAATTGCTAA
- a CDS encoding transposase, which produces MFIINASEDLIPSKMIRTLYRIRWSIELVFKNWKSILKIHVSSVRKNHWRIKCELYAKLILAVMVHSIHRKIHYSTWTIKKKEISFDSLWKYIIARAESLHGAVKKSASEYVAIINSSLPSIIKVCEKYHQPSRKTTLQMIDEMIGDVQHFKIIGKNCLT; this is translated from the coding sequence ATGTTTATTATAAATGCTTCTGAAGATTTGATTCCTTCAAAAATGATTCGCACTCTTTATCGCATTCGCTGGAGCATCGAACTGGTTTTCAAAAACTGGAAATCAATTCTTAAAATTCATGTCAGCAGTGTGCGAAAAAATCACTGGCGGATTAAATGCGAATTATATGCAAAATTGATATTGGCAGTCATGGTTCATTCAATTCATCGGAAAATACATTATTCTACCTGGACAATAAAGAAAAAAGAAATCAGTTTTGATAGTCTGTGGAAATATATTATTGCAAGAGCAGAATCATTGCACGGAGCTGTCAAGAAATCCGCATCTGAGTATGTCGCCATAATAAATTCATCGCTTCCTTCAATCATAAAAGTTTGCGAAAAATATCATCAGCCATCACGAAAAACAACGCTGCAAATGATAGACGAGATGATTGGTGATGTTCAACATTTTAAAATTATAGGAAAAAATTGTTTAACTTAA
- a CDS encoding PIN domain-containing protein — protein sequence MKIYLDNCSIQRPLDDRSQLRIAVESEIILNILALIESEKIDLLSSEILVYEANKISNIFRKEFTLKVLSKRTEFAELDDMIENRSKEFTNSGIKPVDALHLASAEKMEADFFCTCDDKFLKKAVKIKDLRIKAVSIFELLKEIEK from the coding sequence ATGAAAATATATCTTGACAATTGCAGCATACAGAGACCGCTTGACGATAGAAGTCAATTAAGAATTGCAGTTGAAAGTGAAATAATTCTGAATATTTTAGCACTGATTGAATCGGAAAAAATAGATTTACTTTCATCAGAGATTCTGGTCTATGAAGCGAATAAAATTTCCAATATTTTTCGTAAAGAGTTTACTTTAAAGGTTCTTAGCAAAAGAACTGAATTTGCTGAACTTGACGATATGATAGAAAATCGTTCAAAAGAATTCACAAATTCAGGAATAAAACCGGTAGATGCTCTACATCTTGCATCGGCTGAAAAAATGGAAGCTGATTTTTTCTGTACCTGCGATGATAAATTTCTGAAGAAAGCAGTAAAAATTAAAGACCTCAGAATAAAAGCTGTGTCAATCTTTGAATTGTTAAAGGAAATTGAAAAATGA